In Candidatus Caldatribacterium sp., a single genomic region encodes these proteins:
- a CDS encoding Mut7-C RNAse domain-containing protein: MTRFIADCMLGKLARWLRILGYDVAYFRNLEDKKLLAIALLEKRILLTKDRALAASGKEWAYFVVSETLPEQLLELKKTFHLTFPLPPRCPFCNETLLDISQEEARRNVPLFVALSFTNFKQCPLCQRTFWPGTHWQRIQKLCQEFLDR, encoded by the coding sequence ATGACGCGTTTCATCGCTGACTGCATGTTAGGTAAGCTCGCACGATGGTTGAGAATCCTGGGGTACGATGTTGCGTATTTTCGAAATCTCGAGGATAAGAAACTCCTTGCCATTGCCCTTCTTGAGAAGAGAATCCTTCTCACAAAGGACAGAGCTCTCGCTGCCTCCGGAAAAGAATGGGCCTACTTCGTGGTTTCCGAAACCCTTCCTGAGCAGCTCCTTGAGCTGAAAAAGACCTTTCACCTCACCTTTCCCCTTCCCCCACGTTGCCCATTCTGCAATGAGACCCTCCTTGACATCTCTCAAGAAGAGGCTCGCAGAAACGTACCCCTCTTTGTCGCCCTGAGTTTTACGAACTTCAAGCAATGCCCTCTGTGCCAGAGAACGTTCTGGCCAGGAACCCACTGGCAGAGGATTCAAAAGCTCTGCCAGGAGTTCCTGGATCGGTAA
- a CDS encoding rhomboid family intramembrane serine protease, which yields MIPIRDELPTRRFPIVTVLLILVNTVVFFYEVGLGPERELFFFKAGLVPALFWGKVHMLRASPSFPLLTLVTSMFLHGSFFHLLSNMWYLWIFGNNVEDFLGRWQFILFYLGCGCVAGLSHALVFPTSLVPTVGASGAIAGVMGGYFLLFPGARIITLVFWGFFVQLLRVPAVVYLGFWILLQIFYALVSLGFPGYGGVAWFAHVSGFVAGALWCKIIASRTYRRIYW from the coding sequence ATGATTCCGATTCGAGATGAACTGCCGACCCGACGCTTTCCGATTGTTACGGTTCTTCTCATCCTCGTGAACACTGTAGTTTTCTTTTACGAGGTGGGACTTGGCCCAGAACGAGAGCTTTTTTTCTTTAAGGCTGGTCTTGTTCCAGCTCTTTTCTGGGGCAAGGTTCATATGCTCCGGGCCTCTCCCTCCTTCCCTTTGCTGACCCTTGTCACCTCCATGTTCCTCCACGGGAGTTTCTTCCATCTTCTCTCGAACATGTGGTATCTCTGGATTTTTGGAAACAACGTGGAGGATTTCCTGGGACGGTGGCAGTTCATACTCTTTTACCTTGGATGTGGCTGTGTGGCCGGGTTGTCCCATGCCCTTGTCTTCCCAACATCTCTTGTTCCCACAGTGGGCGCGAGTGGTGCTATTGCGGGGGTCATGGGAGGGTACTTTCTTCTCTTTCCTGGTGCCCGAATTATCACCCTCGTTTTCTGGGGATTTTTCGTACAGCTTTTGCGAGTTCCTGCAGTGGTTTACTTGGGTTTCTGGATTCTCCTGCAAATTTTCTACGCCCTTGTGTCCTTGGGTTTCCCGGGCTATGGAGGTGTGGCATGGTTTGCCCACGTGAGCGGCTTTGTTGCCGGAGCGTTATGGTGTAAAATTATAGCCTCAAGGACGTATCGGAGGATATACTGGTAG
- the lepA gene encoding elongation factor 4 has protein sequence MERENIRNFCIIAHIDHGKSTLADRILELCNAVPKKRMREQFLDRMDLERERGITIKAKAVRLQYVSRKTGKIYLFHLIDTPGHADFSYEVSRSLAACEGAILLVDASQGVEAQTLAHARLALEQGLTILPVINKIDLPSADPERAMREVDTLLGADHLPYTLVSAKHGVGVEELLERIVEFVPPPQGREEGPLRALIFDSTYDPYRGVLPFVRVVDGVIRRGMKIRMFSTGKEFEVTAVGVFAPDMQEVESLGPGEVGYLACNIKNVQDSRVGDTITSAVSPAPCPIPGYRKVKPMVFCSFYPVEYESYENLKEALEKLQLNDASLVFEPDFSEALGFGFRCGFLGLLHMEIVQERIEREFGIEVVATAPHVVYQVLTKKGEVLEVRSPKDFPPLGEIEEAEEPYVTAKIVVPSAYLGGIMELCQSRRGVFKDMLFMDENTVLLTYELPMAEILLDFYDRLKAISRGYASFDYEFAGYRPANLVRVDILVNKERVDGLSFIACQENAYYRARELVGKLKEIIPRQLFVVSIQAAIGGKVIAREDIPALRKDVLQKCYGGDVTRKRKLLEKQKEGKKRMKAIGKVRIPQEAFLAVLKTGS, from the coding sequence GTGGAAAGAGAAAATATTCGAAATTTCTGCATTATAGCCCATATCGATCATGGTAAGTCTACGTTGGCTGACCGGATTCTCGAGCTCTGCAACGCGGTGCCCAAGAAACGGATGCGGGAGCAGTTTCTCGACCGCATGGACCTTGAGCGGGAACGGGGCATCACAATTAAGGCAAAGGCGGTTCGTCTCCAGTACGTTTCCCGAAAAACCGGAAAAATCTACCTCTTCCACCTCATCGATACTCCTGGCCATGCTGATTTCAGCTACGAAGTCTCAAGAAGCCTTGCCGCCTGTGAGGGGGCTATCCTTCTTGTCGATGCTTCCCAGGGCGTGGAGGCGCAGACACTTGCCCATGCCCGTCTTGCCCTTGAGCAGGGATTGACCATTCTTCCGGTCATTAACAAGATCGACCTTCCCTCTGCTGATCCCGAGAGAGCCATGCGGGAGGTCGATACCCTTCTTGGGGCGGATCATCTCCCTTACACCCTGGTGAGCGCAAAACACGGAGTTGGAGTTGAAGAGCTCCTTGAGCGAATTGTAGAGTTTGTTCCTCCTCCCCAGGGTAGGGAAGAAGGTCCTCTCAGAGCGCTCATCTTTGACTCCACGTACGATCCTTACCGGGGGGTTCTGCCTTTTGTCCGGGTTGTTGACGGTGTCATCCGCAGGGGAATGAAAATTCGCATGTTCTCCACGGGGAAAGAGTTCGAGGTGACTGCGGTTGGTGTTTTTGCCCCCGATATGCAGGAGGTGGAGTCCCTCGGTCCAGGTGAAGTGGGGTACCTTGCCTGCAACATTAAGAACGTTCAGGACAGCCGGGTGGGGGACACTATCACCTCGGCGGTTTCTCCTGCTCCCTGTCCGATTCCGGGCTACCGGAAAGTCAAGCCCATGGTCTTTTGCAGTTTCTACCCCGTGGAGTACGAGAGTTACGAGAATCTCAAGGAGGCCCTTGAGAAGCTCCAGCTGAACGATGCGTCTTTGGTTTTTGAACCCGATTTCTCGGAGGCTTTGGGATTTGGTTTCCGATGTGGGTTTTTGGGATTACTCCACATGGAGATTGTCCAGGAGCGGATTGAGCGGGAGTTCGGAATTGAGGTCGTTGCAACGGCACCTCACGTTGTGTACCAGGTACTGACGAAAAAGGGGGAGGTTCTCGAGGTCCGTTCTCCCAAGGACTTTCCTCCTCTGGGGGAAATCGAGGAGGCCGAGGAACCCTATGTGACGGCAAAGATTGTCGTTCCATCGGCGTACCTTGGAGGCATTATGGAGCTCTGTCAGTCCCGGAGAGGAGTTTTCAAGGACATGCTCTTCATGGACGAGAACACCGTTCTTCTCACCTACGAACTTCCGATGGCTGAGATTCTGCTCGACTTCTATGACCGTCTGAAGGCGATAAGTCGCGGGTACGCCAGTTTCGACTACGAATTTGCCGGGTATCGTCCGGCAAATCTCGTACGGGTGGATATCCTCGTCAATAAGGAACGGGTGGATGGTCTCTCCTTCATTGCCTGTCAGGAGAATGCGTACTACAGGGCACGGGAACTTGTAGGGAAGCTCAAGGAAATCATCCCCCGTCAGCTCTTCGTGGTTTCCATTCAGGCTGCCATAGGAGGCAAAGTCATTGCCCGGGAGGATATCCCAGCTCTCCGGAAAGATGTCCTCCAGAAATGTTACGGGGGAGATGTGACCCGCAAGCGGAAGCTCCTTGAGAAGCAAAAAGAGGGAAAGAAGAGGATGAAAGCCATTGGAAAAGTCCGTATTCCTCAGGAAGCCTTTCTTGCGGTTTTAAAGACCGGATCGTGA
- a CDS encoding alanine racemase, with protein MYPRLEVDLDVLEENAHILLEKCYEWRVSPVVVTKGFLADSVLVQVFWEAGFLKFADSNLANLVKLRHLLGPQAELFLIRLPMLEELSVLSAYDIFPFVSHIEVLECLHSIARESKKVQSVVLAVEGGDGREGMLPEEVPQVAEFIRRLPYLSIHGIATTLACLSGVLPDRSALARLVETKEFLQEALGKNIALSVGGTTFLTLWEEGDPPQGVDEIRFGEALLFGSDISRKRDIPWLRQGAFTIAAEVVEVRTKEPLRGGALGYDAFGERPPQAFSGPRRRVLVAVGRQDVDENQLYFDDARVTIIGATSNYLVLDVEESRRPYRVGDIIFFRAGYGAALRAFLSPYVEKVYRRKRAREGSEGGR; from the coding sequence TTGTATCCCCGCCTTGAGGTTGATCTTGATGTTCTTGAGGAGAATGCGCATATCCTTCTTGAGAAATGCTATGAGTGGAGAGTTTCACCTGTTGTTGTCACCAAGGGGTTCCTCGCAGATTCCGTACTTGTTCAGGTCTTCTGGGAAGCGGGGTTTTTGAAATTTGCTGACTCGAACCTTGCAAATCTTGTGAAGCTTCGCCATCTCCTCGGTCCTCAGGCAGAGCTTTTTCTCATTCGCCTCCCCATGCTTGAAGAGCTTAGCGTCCTGAGTGCTTACGACATCTTTCCTTTTGTTTCCCACATTGAGGTTCTCGAGTGTTTGCATAGTATTGCTCGGGAGTCCAAAAAGGTGCAATCCGTTGTGCTTGCCGTTGAGGGAGGCGATGGAAGAGAGGGGATGCTTCCTGAGGAGGTCCCGCAAGTGGCGGAGTTCATCAGGCGCCTTCCTTATCTCTCCATTCATGGCATCGCTACAACCCTTGCCTGTCTCAGTGGCGTGCTTCCTGATCGGAGTGCCCTTGCGCGTCTTGTGGAGACGAAGGAGTTTCTCCAGGAAGCCCTTGGGAAGAACATTGCGCTCTCGGTGGGAGGAACGACCTTTCTCACCCTCTGGGAAGAGGGCGATCCTCCTCAGGGTGTGGACGAGATTCGTTTTGGAGAGGCTCTGCTCTTTGGAAGCGACATAAGTAGGAAACGGGACATTCCATGGCTGAGGCAAGGAGCTTTCACGATTGCAGCAGAGGTTGTGGAAGTGCGCACAAAAGAGCCCTTGAGAGGGGGAGCCCTTGGGTACGATGCTTTCGGGGAGAGACCTCCTCAAGCTTTCTCTGGACCTCGTCGGAGAGTCCTTGTAGCCGTGGGGAGGCAGGATGTCGATGAAAACCAGTTATATTTTGACGATGCCCGTGTTACAATAATAGGTGCGACGAGTAACTACCTTGTTCTCGATGTAGAAGAGAGCAGAAGACCTTACCGGGTTGGGGACATTATCTTTTTCCGTGCTGGGTACGGAGCGGCATTGCGGGCGTTTCTTTCGCCGTACGTGGAGAAAGTGTATCGGAGAAAAAGGGCAAGGGAAGGAAGCGAGGGTGGACGATGA
- the argF gene encoding ornithine carbamoyltransferase: MTYSFRGRHFLDLADFSKGELLFFLDVALDLKRRWLLGERPKPLGGKIVALLFEKPSLRTRVSFEVATRQLGGESFYLGPQEVGLGKREAVKDVALVLGRMVDAIVLRTFAHETVLEVAKYSGIPVINGLSDLHHPCQVLGDLLTVLEKRGTLNVKIVFVGDGNNVCHSWIVAAARLGLSLTVSTPERYRPLQSIWDWAQEEAKKSGAQIVYEPDPRKAVKDADVVYTDVWASMGKEGELEERLPFFRPYQVNQDLLALASSDAMVMHCMPAHRGQEITDDVMDGPHSVVIDEAENRLHAQKAVLSLLL; this comes from the coding sequence ATGACGTATTCATTCCGGGGCCGGCATTTCCTGGATCTTGCAGATTTCTCTAAGGGTGAGCTCCTCTTTTTTCTCGACGTTGCCTTGGATTTAAAGAGGCGGTGGCTTCTCGGAGAACGCCCGAAGCCCCTTGGAGGTAAAATCGTTGCCCTTCTCTTTGAGAAACCTTCTCTCCGTACTCGGGTTTCTTTTGAGGTTGCCACGCGCCAGCTCGGAGGAGAGAGTTTCTACCTTGGCCCTCAAGAGGTAGGTCTTGGAAAGCGGGAAGCGGTGAAAGACGTGGCCCTTGTTCTGGGGCGAATGGTTGACGCTATTGTTCTACGGACTTTCGCCCACGAAACAGTTCTTGAAGTGGCAAAGTACAGCGGCATTCCCGTTATCAATGGCCTTTCAGACCTTCACCATCCCTGCCAAGTTCTCGGGGATCTTCTCACCGTTCTCGAAAAGAGGGGAACCCTCAATGTGAAAATCGTCTTTGTGGGCGATGGGAACAATGTCTGTCACTCCTGGATTGTTGCTGCCGCGCGTCTTGGACTCTCCCTTACCGTCTCCACTCCCGAACGTTACAGACCCCTCCAGAGCATATGGGATTGGGCGCAGGAAGAAGCCAAAAAAAGCGGTGCTCAGATTGTCTACGAGCCTGATCCCAGGAAGGCCGTAAAGGACGCTGACGTGGTGTACACGGATGTGTGGGCAAGCATGGGGAAAGAAGGGGAGCTTGAGGAGCGGTTACCTTTCTTCCGGCCATATCAGGTCAACCAGGATCTCCTTGCCCTTGCCTCCTCTGACGCTATGGTAATGCACTGCATGCCTGCGCACCGGGGCCAGGAAATTACGGATGACGTCATGGACGGACCGCATTCTGTGGTCATTGATGAAGCTGAGAACAGGCTCCATGCCCAGAAAGCGGTTCTGAGTCTCTTGCTCTGA
- the rplM gene encoding 50S ribosomal protein L13 — MQNKTYVPSPKGIEKKWYVVDAEGQTLGRLASRIATILMGKHKNIYVPFFDVGDYVIVVNAEKIQVTGKKLDQKLYRRHSGYPGGFKEETLRSLLARKPEEVIRRAVWGMIPHHRLGRRIIRKLKVYCGPSHPHAAQNPVPLPMGSE; from the coding sequence ATGCAGAACAAAACGTACGTTCCGTCGCCTAAGGGTATCGAGAAAAAATGGTACGTTGTGGATGCAGAGGGTCAAACCCTTGGCCGCTTGGCTTCTCGTATCGCCACTATTCTCATGGGCAAGCATAAGAACATTTACGTTCCCTTTTTCGATGTGGGGGATTACGTGATTGTCGTCAATGCTGAGAAGATTCAGGTAACGGGCAAAAAGCTCGATCAAAAACTGTACCGCCGGCACAGCGGATATCCTGGAGGGTTCAAAGAGGAGACACTGCGATCTCTTCTGGCGCGGAAGCCGGAGGAGGTCATTCGAAGGGCGGTCTGGGGGATGATTCCTCACCATCGTCTTGGTCGAAGGATTATCCGGAAACTCAAGGTCTACTGTGGTCCCTCGCATCCCCATGCTGCCCAAAATCCGGTTCCGCTGCCAATGGGGAGTGAATGA
- a CDS encoding TIGR00159 family protein yields MLSLPNLWRYLIEVAVLYYFSYRLMRWAKGTLLFPPLRLLVILFLSAGISNLLGLHGLRFFWRLCIGGYIGAMLLVLQPELRRNYMNRLYHHGFVERVGNEESRSKFIDDLTLACQTLSRKRIGALVVLERTNSLRDLIQTGVLIDAFFTPELLFSIFLPESPLHDGAVVLRENKIVAAGCILPLAEEVETKRKIGTRHRAGIGVTEQTDALAIVVSEETGKISLAVHGRMAWDIEAGTLKRMLRILYRGS; encoded by the coding sequence ATTCTCTCCCTACCGAATCTCTGGCGATATCTTATAGAAGTGGCGGTACTGTACTATTTCTCGTACCGTCTCATGAGGTGGGCGAAGGGGACTTTGCTCTTCCCTCCTCTGCGTTTGCTTGTGATTCTTTTTCTCAGCGCGGGCATCTCGAATCTCCTGGGTTTACACGGACTCCGTTTCTTCTGGCGTTTGTGCATTGGAGGGTACATAGGGGCGATGCTCCTTGTTCTTCAGCCGGAGCTGCGGAGAAACTACATGAACCGCTTGTACCACCACGGGTTTGTGGAGAGGGTTGGGAACGAAGAGAGCCGGAGCAAGTTCATTGACGATCTCACCCTGGCGTGCCAGACCCTTTCCCGGAAAAGGATTGGTGCTCTTGTCGTGCTTGAGCGAACTAACAGCCTCCGAGACCTTATTCAAACCGGTGTGCTCATCGACGCCTTCTTCACGCCGGAGCTCCTTTTTTCCATTTTTCTCCCTGAGTCTCCTCTCCATGACGGAGCAGTGGTCCTTCGGGAGAATAAGATTGTGGCGGCAGGTTGCATTCTCCCTCTTGCTGAAGAGGTGGAAACGAAGCGAAAGATTGGAACTCGCCATCGGGCGGGAATTGGGGTGACGGAGCAAACCGATGCTTTGGCCATTGTGGTTTCGGAAGAAACGGGTAAAATTTCCCTTGCAGTGCATGGGAGGATGGCATGGGATATAGAGGCAGGGACTCTCAAAAGAATGCTGAGAATTTTGTACCGGGGGTCGTGA
- the rpsI gene encoding 30S ribosomal protein S9: MNVSVAVKYYATGRRKTSVAKVWLTLGSGKITVNGRSLEDYFPRLAWQVLVRKPLVLTGTESRFDVEAVVKGGGLTGQAGALAHGIARALLSVDENLRSVLKKAGLLTRDPRMKERKKYGQRAARARFQFSKR, encoded by the coding sequence ATGAACGTGAGTGTAGCCGTAAAGTACTATGCAACGGGTAGGAGAAAGACATCGGTTGCCAAGGTCTGGTTGACCTTAGGAAGCGGTAAGATTACGGTGAACGGACGGAGTCTTGAGGACTACTTCCCCAGGTTGGCCTGGCAGGTACTTGTGCGAAAGCCCCTTGTGCTCACCGGAACCGAGTCTCGTTTCGACGTTGAGGCAGTGGTCAAGGGTGGAGGTTTAACCGGTCAGGCGGGAGCCTTAGCCCATGGCATTGCTCGGGCTCTGCTTTCTGTGGACGAGAACCTGAGAAGTGTGCTGAAGAAAGCCGGGCTTCTGACCAGAGACCCGAGGATGAAAGAGCGCAAGAAGTACGGTCAGAGGGCGGCACGAGCCCGTTTCCAATTCTCGAAACGGTAA
- a CDS encoding CBS domain-containing protein, which translates to MLVEEIMLPEVPTVSDFDTVGDVLNFMIRRKVNGVPVVDLEQRLIGYFSAQTFFQQLLEEAQKDLPLFGNLMSAIREKLRDFAKREVSEFMAEDVEYLSAEDDIEDALDLLQTANIDLIPVVKEGRVVGVVNRVRVLQAFLETK; encoded by the coding sequence GTGCTGGTAGAAGAAATCATGCTCCCTGAAGTTCCCACGGTTAGCGATTTCGATACGGTGGGGGATGTGCTCAATTTCATGATCCGCCGTAAAGTGAACGGCGTTCCCGTTGTGGACCTTGAGCAGCGCCTTATTGGATACTTTTCGGCTCAGACCTTCTTTCAGCAACTCCTCGAGGAAGCCCAAAAGGATCTCCCTCTTTTTGGAAATCTCATGAGCGCCATTCGGGAGAAGCTGCGAGATTTCGCCAAGCGCGAGGTCTCAGAGTTTATGGCTGAAGACGTGGAGTACCTGTCGGCAGAGGATGACATTGAGGATGCTCTGGATCTCCTTCAGACGGCCAACATTGACCTTATTCCGGTCGTGAAAGAGGGACGAGTGGTGGGAGTTGTGAACCGAGTCCGGGTACTCCAGGCGTTCCTTGAAACCAAGTGA
- a CDS encoding phosphoglycerate kinase — protein sequence MNKKTIRDIPEGELRGKRVLVRVDFNVPLDENRNITDDTRIVESLPTIRYLIERGARVILVSHLGRPKGKPKDELRMDPIAKRLEELLGRKVVKVNDCIGEEVKQAVAQLKDGDVLLLENIRFYPEEEANDENFARALAELADIYVNDAFGAAHRAHASTAGVAKFLPAYAGFLMEKELEALGEKLNNPVRPFLAILGGAKVSSKIGVLRKLLEKVDVLLVGGGMAYTFIKAIGYEVGKSLLEESMIEEARQILETAKAKGVRFELPEDFVVAPEGKEGVETKVVDWDKIPPDMGGFDIGPKTIEKFGEYIKEAKTIFWNGPLGLFEVDLFARGTVEIAKKVAESGAIVVVGGGDTVAAIKKAGVEGKITHISTGGGASLEFVEGRPLPGVEVLLDK from the coding sequence ATGAATAAAAAGACTATACGGGATATTCCGGAAGGGGAACTGCGAGGGAAGAGAGTTCTTGTGCGGGTGGATTTCAACGTGCCGCTTGATGAGAATCGGAACATCACCGATGACACGAGGATTGTGGAGAGCCTGCCCACGATTCGGTACCTCATCGAGCGGGGAGCCAGGGTCATTCTCGTTTCCCATTTGGGTCGGCCCAAGGGGAAGCCCAAGGACGAACTCCGAATGGATCCAATTGCGAAGAGGCTTGAGGAGCTTTTGGGACGGAAGGTTGTAAAGGTCAACGACTGCATTGGAGAGGAAGTAAAGCAGGCGGTGGCTCAGCTCAAAGATGGCGATGTGCTCCTTCTTGAGAATATTCGTTTCTATCCCGAGGAGGAGGCAAACGACGAGAACTTTGCGCGGGCTCTTGCAGAACTTGCCGATATCTACGTGAATGATGCTTTTGGAGCTGCCCATCGAGCCCATGCTTCTACCGCAGGAGTGGCAAAGTTTCTGCCGGCTTACGCGGGATTCCTGATGGAGAAGGAACTCGAAGCCCTGGGCGAGAAGCTCAACAATCCCGTTCGTCCCTTCCTTGCCATTCTTGGTGGAGCGAAGGTTTCGAGTAAAATTGGGGTTCTGCGGAAACTCCTTGAGAAGGTTGACGTCCTCCTTGTGGGGGGAGGCATGGCATATACCTTCATCAAAGCTATAGGGTATGAGGTTGGAAAGTCACTTCTTGAGGAAAGCATGATCGAAGAGGCCCGACAGATTCTTGAAACCGCCAAGGCAAAAGGTGTGCGTTTTGAACTCCCAGAGGACTTCGTTGTTGCCCCAGAAGGGAAGGAAGGAGTCGAGACGAAGGTTGTCGACTGGGATAAGATTCCTCCTGACATGGGAGGTTTCGATATCGGTCCAAAGACTATCGAGAAGTTTGGAGAGTACATAAAGGAAGCCAAGACCATTTTCTGGAACGGTCCTTTGGGTCTTTTTGAAGTCGATCTCTTTGCCCGCGGGACGGTGGAGATTGCAAAGAAAGTTGCAGAAAGTGGAGCGATTGTCGTTGTGGGCGGTGGTGATACCGTAGCGGCCATTAAGAAGGCCGGTGTGGAAGGAAAAATCACCCACATATCGACCGGTGGGGGAGCATCCCTTGAGTTCGTCGAGGGGAGACCGCTTCCCGGAGTTGAGGTTCTCCTTGATAAGTGA
- the hemW gene encoding radical SAM family heme chaperone HemW gives MNALGLYVHIPFCLKRCAYCDFVSYPWQGEGREFVGLLLKELDLRVTHSSIEGREIQSVYFGGGTPSLLEPSLLGDFLKVLRERFTLSLPLEVTLEANPETVTLEKLRKWRDAGITRLSIGVQTFQPRYLLFLGRSTSLARIRMSLDMVRKEEWKNWNIDLIYGLPLEDFDTWQKDVEEALRYAPPHISVYNLTLEPRVPLASFFRRHRRLFPSFDAQSYLFRLAERKLTEAGYLHYEVSNFAFPGFECRHNLLYWRNGEYIGLGPSAWTHLGGKRQKNADSLRTYSRMLQEKKLPVVFEEELSGEAKKLEDIMLLLRTNQGVPLSFLSSPEWGEVLREFLERGLLFVQGERLYPSSSGFLLLHQILLEMLDRRNCSGGETTTLR, from the coding sequence GTGAACGCCCTTGGTCTTTACGTTCACATCCCCTTTTGTCTGAAGCGATGCGCGTACTGCGATTTTGTCTCTTATCCCTGGCAGGGAGAGGGAAGGGAATTTGTTGGCCTCCTCCTTAAGGAGCTTGACCTCCGGGTAACGCATTCGAGTATCGAGGGAAGAGAAATCCAGAGTGTCTACTTCGGCGGAGGTACTCCATCGCTTCTTGAGCCATCACTTCTTGGGGATTTCCTCAAGGTCCTTCGGGAAAGATTCACCCTTTCTCTTCCTCTTGAGGTGACTCTTGAAGCAAACCCGGAAACTGTAACCCTCGAGAAGCTCCGAAAATGGAGGGATGCTGGTATTACTCGCTTAAGCATCGGGGTTCAGACCTTTCAGCCTCGGTACCTCCTTTTCCTTGGTCGCTCGACGTCACTTGCAAGGATTCGCATGAGCCTTGACATGGTTCGAAAAGAAGAGTGGAAGAATTGGAACATCGACCTCATATACGGTCTTCCCCTTGAGGATTTCGATACCTGGCAGAAGGACGTTGAAGAGGCTCTCCGGTATGCTCCTCCCCACATTTCCGTGTACAACCTGACCCTGGAGCCTCGGGTGCCTTTGGCCTCTTTTTTCCGCCGCCACCGCAGGCTTTTCCCTTCTTTTGATGCGCAGTCGTACCTCTTTCGTCTGGCCGAGAGGAAGCTAACCGAGGCGGGATACCTCCATTACGAGGTCTCAAACTTTGCCTTTCCAGGTTTTGAATGCCGCCACAATCTTCTCTACTGGAGAAACGGCGAGTACATAGGTCTTGGACCTTCGGCGTGGACACATCTTGGGGGGAAGCGCCAGAAAAACGCGGATTCTTTGCGTACGTATTCCCGGATGCTTCAAGAAAAGAAACTCCCGGTTGTCTTTGAAGAGGAGCTCTCCGGAGAGGCAAAAAAGCTTGAGGATATCATGCTCCTTCTGCGAACAAACCAGGGAGTTCCTCTCTCTTTTCTCTCCTCTCCAGAGTGGGGAGAGGTCCTTCGGGAATTTCTCGAGAGAGGGCTACTCTTCGTGCAGGGAGAACGTCTCTACCCCTCCTCCTCTGGGTTTCTGCTCCTGCACCAGATACTCCTTGAGATGCTTGATAGGAGGAATTGCTCCGGAGGGGAAACCACGACCTTGCGGTAA